The Oxyura jamaicensis isolate SHBP4307 breed ruddy duck chromosome 8, BPBGC_Ojam_1.0, whole genome shotgun sequence genome has a segment encoding these proteins:
- the TSPAN1 gene encoding tetraspanin-1, whose protein sequence is MGFFTFIKVMMILFNLAIFLGGGALLGVGIWATVDGQSFLKIFGTLSSSVLQVVNVSYFLIVIGAILVIIGFLGCYGAQKESKCLLMMFFSVVLIIFIAEIAAAVVVLVYTSLAETFLTAVVTPILKEKYGADDDFTRIWNATMTEVNCCGLNNYTDFENSPWHMQHKTYPPPCCDDKYPCNESLAAASHVKGCFGQILEDIKTNADVVGGVAAGIAALEIAAMAVSMYLYCHLDQK, encoded by the exons ATGGGGTTCTTCACGTTCATCAAGGTCATGATGATCCTCTTCAACCTGGCCATATTT ctcGGTGGCGGGGCCCTCCTGGGTGTCGGCATCTGGGCCACGGTGGACGGGCAGTCCTTCCTGAAGATATTTGGGACGCTTTCGTCGAGCGTCCTGCAGGTCGTGAACGTCAGCTACTTCCTCATCGTCATCGGTGCCATCTTGGTGATCATCGGCTTCCTTGGGTGCTATGGTGCCCAGAAGGAGAGCAAATGTCTCCTGATGATG TTCTTCTCTGTGGTGTTGATCATCTTCATTGCCGAAATCGCTGCTGCCGTGGTGGTTCTGGTCTACACGAGTCTT GCAGAGACGTTTCTGACAGCTGTGGTGACTCCCATCCTGAAGGAGAAGTACGGGGCTGATGATGATTTCACACGCATATGGAATGCCACCATGACGGAG GTCAACTGCTGTGGCCTGAATAACTATACAGACTTTGAAAACTCCCCGTGGCATATGCAGCACAAAACCTACCCCCCTCCCTGCTGCGATGACAAGTACCCATGCAACGAATCTCTCGCGGCAGCAAGTCACGTCAAG GGTTGTTTTGGCCAGATTTTGGAAGACATCAAGACGAACGCAGATGTGGTGGGCGGCGTGGCAGCCGGCATTGCCGCCTTGGAG ATCGCGGCCATGGCTGTCTCCATGTACCTGTACTGCCACCTGGACCAGAAGTGA